One window from the genome of Marinitoga sp. 38H-ov encodes:
- a CDS encoding 2-oxoacid:acceptor oxidoreductase family protein has translation MNEPKSIRISGMGGQGNILMGIILAESLVKEGYWVVQSQHYGAQVRGGLSFCDVLYSDEVIDYPKAEVFDILYIMNDIAFSHLTKVKNNGIVFYDSSYIKDLPHIVSRITKKIVSIPASKLAYELGNANIANMIGLGAIAKNCNIVKLDTLIETMKEKVNPRFHELDEKALRLGYEYTEKKYEVNGRG, from the coding sequence ATGAATGAACCTAAAAGTATTAGAATAAGTGGTATGGGTGGTCAAGGTAATATTTTAATGGGAATAATATTAGCAGAATCATTAGTTAAAGAAGGATACTGGGTAGTACAATCACAACATTATGGAGCGCAAGTTAGAGGTGGTTTGTCATTTTGTGATGTATTATATTCAGATGAAGTTATAGATTATCCTAAAGCTGAAGTTTTTGATATATTATATATTATGAATGATATAGCATTTTCACATTTAACAAAGGTAAAAAATAACGGTATTGTTTTCTATGATAGCTCATATATAAAAGATTTACCTCATATAGTTTCTAGAATTACAAAAAAGATTGTATCAATACCTGCATCTAAATTAGCATATGAATTAGGGAATGCTAATATAGCTAATATGATAGGACTTGGTGCAATTGCTAAAAATTGCAATATAGTAAAACTAGATACATTAATTGAAACAATGAAAGAAAAAGTAAATCCTAGATTCCACGAATTAGACGAAAAAGCATTAAGATTAGGTTATGAATATACTGAAAAAAAATATGAAGTAAACGGAAGAGGATAA